CCTGACGGCGTCAAGTGCCTGGTGAGCGATCAGCACCGCACCTTCGCCGGTTGCGACGACGGCAATGTCTACGATCTGAGCGGCAAGCTTCCGTTTGTAGCCTACGAAGTCGAAAGCCAGCATTCGATTCTGTGGATGGATTTGCAGGGCGGGATGCTGGGCGTCGCCGACAGCCAGGGCAGCATTCACGCCTTCGACGCCGAGAGCGAGCAGCAGTGGGCGCAGGTCGGCCAGCACGCCCACATGGCCTGGATGGTCCGAGTCGATCAGGCAGGCGTGTACTACGGACACTCGGGCGGCGTCGGGCAACTCGACCGCGAGAGCGGCTTTCCGCTGTGGCACCACAAGACCAGCGGCAGCGTGTTGTTTGGCTGGCAGGAAGGCAGCGACCTTTACGCAGGCACCTCCAGCAACCAGATTCAGCGGTTTACCAAGTCCGGTCAGGCAGTTCAGAATTACCGCTGCGACGCGGCCGTGTTCTCGTGTGCGACAAGTCCGGACGGCGAATTCGTCTTCGCAGGCGACAGCAGCTCAGCCGTCTACTGCTTCAACAAGGCCGGAGAGCGCCTCTGGAAACTAGGCACGAAATACGGCGCGGCCCTCAGCATGCAGTACAGCGGCGAGCGGCTCTATATCGTGACCTCGAACGGCTCCCTGGCCGCCCTGGATGTCAGCCCCCAGGCCACCGAGAATGCCAGGCAGGGCGTGCAGGTGACGGCCCGCGACGTCAAAATGGCCGCGACGGTGCAGACGCAGACTCCGGTGGGTACCCTAACCACCACGTCTCAGGTGGCCGGGCAGGTGGTGCTCAAGGTCGTCCAGGAGGGCGGCAAGCTCAGGGTCAAACCCGATCCGGCACGCAACACCCAGGCTTTTCAGGACTGGAATGTTCAGTTTCCCCGCACCCTCAGGCAGATGGGCGCGAGCTACGTCGTTGACCAGCTCGAAGATGCGGGCGGGTTTTACCGTGTGGTCGGGGAAATACGGCGACTCGAAGAGTAAGGGCTGAGGCCTGTTTTACTCCCGCAGCGCCGCCGTGTAGCCCTCCTCTTTCACGGCGTCGAGGAGTGCCTGGGGGTCGGCCTCACCGCGCACACGCGCCAGGCCGCTGCTGAGGTCCACCGAGGCTTCCTTCACGCCCAGCACACCCTTGAGGGCCTGAGTCACGGCCCGCACGCAGTGGTCGCAGGTCATGCCGCCGACGGTGAGATCGGTGTGGTCGAGTTCGGGGCCGCCGGGCATCTGAGAAGACTGGGTCATGTCCCGACTCTAGCCGGGCAAGGCGCAGGACTGGTGCAGAGACCGGTGAAGCGGCCTTCAGCGCCGCGAGAAGCGCAGCCGGTTGCCGCTGGGATCGCTCAGCTCAGCCCAGTCGTTGGTGGTCTGGTCGGCACTGGCCTGCACCGACATCTGGGCCGCTTCCAGCCGTGCCAGCAGCGCCGGAAACTCGGCGGCCTCCAGAGTGAAGCGGGCCAGCCGGAGCGCGGGCGTGTTGGCCGCTGGCGGGCTGGCCCCCCGACTCTCCCAGACGTTGAAACCCAGGTGGTGATGGTAGCCGCCCACCGCCAGAAACGACGCGCCGGGAAACTCGGTCATCAGTTCGAAGCCGAGCGCCTGGTAAAACTGGCTGGCCGCCTGCTGGTCGCTGACTTTCAGGTGCAGGTGGCCCAGCCGGGTAGCCGCTGGAAGGCCGCTCCAGACCGTGTTCCCGGCGCTGCCCAGGACGCCCTGAACGTCGAGCGGGTCGGTGGCCATCTTCACCTGCCGACCTCGCGGCCCCGCTTCATACGGCCACTCGCTGCGGGGCCGGTCACGGTAAACCTCAATGCCGTGACCGTCGGGATCAGTGAGATAGATGGCCTCGCTCACCAGATGGTCGGACGCACCGATCGGCACATTCAGCCCGGCGACGTGCCGCAGCAATCTCCCCAGATCAGCCCGTGAGGGCAGCAGCAGCGCCAAATGGTAGAGGCCGGTGGCGCGAGTCGCGGGCGCAGCAGGCCGCTCGAGCGCGTGCAGAATTAGCAGAGGCTGCTTCGCGCCCGCGACGCCCAGCTCGGCCCGCGTCACCGTCCGCGAAAGTACACTGAACCCCAACACGGTCTGGTAAAACGCCAGGCTGCGCGGCAGATCGGCCACGCTCAGCTCGGCGGCGTCAGGCAGCAGGGTCAGCAGGGCGGACAAGGGGGCAATGGTCATCTCATCTCCTGAAACGCTCAACAGTGGCAGGGCGACGGGGTCGTTTCGGGTTGGCGGCACTCAACCAGCGGGCGGCCAGCATACCCGCGATAAAACCGAACAGGTGACTTTCCCAGGAAATCCGGGGGTCACGGGGGAGCACGCCCCAGAGAGCCCCGCCGTAGAGCAGCAGAGCCACCAGCGCCGCGATGACCGGCCCAGTGCGGCGCTCGTGCCAGGCGCTGGCCAGCAGCAGCCCGAAGTAGCCAAATACCAGTTCGCTGGCCCCCAGGTGGTTGCCGCCTCGCCCCAGCAGCCACACCAATGCTCCGCCTATCACCATGATGATCAGGGTGGCCAGCACGAAGCGGGCCGCGCCGCGCAGGGCATTGAGGAAAGCCAGAATGGCCAGCGGCAGCGAGTTGCCAATCAGGTGTGTGAAACTGCCGTGCAAGAAGGGCGCAGTGAAGATATGACTGAGCGTGTCGAGGTGGCGCGGCACGATGCCATAGGCGTCCAGACGGCCCCCGAAGACCAACT
This portion of the Deinococcus rubellus genome encodes:
- a CDS encoding WGR domain-containing protein, with the translated sequence MSKTYLEFSDEVGSEHKFYEVIVEDSVLTLRFGRIGTPGQSSSKGFATPEQAGAEAAKKIREKQRKGYQEAVQGVRQKRTVIRREITETAPTTKSAAPVLWKFKTSSAAFGIFADQNNVWVGNDAGEIYALSPDGEVQRSFKLPDGVKCLVSDQHRTFAGCDDGNVYDLSGKLPFVAYEVESQHSILWMDLQGGMLGVADSQGSIHAFDAESEQQWAQVGQHAHMAWMVRVDQAGVYYGHSGGVGQLDRESGFPLWHHKTSGSVLFGWQEGSDLYAGTSSNQIQRFTKSGQAVQNYRCDAAVFSCATSPDGEFVFAGDSSSAVYCFNKAGERLWKLGTKYGAALSMQYSGERLYIVTSNGSLAALDVSPQATENARQGVQVTARDVKMAATVQTQTPVGTLTTTSQVAGQVVLKVVQEGGKLRVKPDPARNTQAFQDWNVQFPRTLRQMGASYVVDQLEDAGGFYRVVGEIRRLEE
- a CDS encoding CopZ family metallochaperone, coding for MTQSSQMPGGPELDHTDLTVGGMTCDHCVRAVTQALKGVLGVKEASVDLSSGLARVRGEADPQALLDAVKEEGYTAALRE
- a CDS encoding VOC family protein is translated as MTIAPLSALLTLLPDAAELSVADLPRSLAFYQTVLGFSVLSRTVTRAELGVAGAKQPLLILHALERPAAPATRATGLYHLALLLPSRADLGRLLRHVAGLNVPIGASDHLVSEAIYLTDPDGHGIEVYRDRPRSEWPYEAGPRGRQVKMATDPLDVQGVLGSAGNTVWSGLPAATRLGHLHLKVSDQQAASQFYQALGFELMTEFPGASFLAVGGYHHHLGFNVWESRGASPPAANTPALRLARFTLEAAEFPALLARLEAAQMSVQASADQTTNDWAELSDPSGNRLRFSRR
- a CDS encoding rhomboid family intramembrane serine protease, with product MTGQLAAPPEPLGLARRRARGAGLITAALLAVMWGQELTDQLVFGGRLDAYGIVPRHLDTLSHIFTAPFLHGSFTHLIGNSLPLAILAFLNALRGAARFVLATLIIMVIGGALVWLLGRGGNHLGASELVFGYFGLLLASAWHERRTGPVIAALVALLLYGGALWGVLPRDPRISWESHLFGFIAGMLAARWLSAANPKRPRRPATVERFRR